Within Microbacterium proteolyticum, the genomic segment CCTGCTCCGTATCGGCGGCATCCGCGTCGTGCCCCTGCCGTTCGCCGCGACACCGATCGTGAGCGCGCTGTGGTGGCATCCCTCGCACAACCGCGATCCCGAACACGAGTGGATGCGCGGACTGTTCGCCGAGGCCGGCCGCCGGGTCGCCGCGGGGCACGCGCCGCACTGAGTCCCGCTACGCGTCCGGCATCAGCGAGCGTGATACACGGCATCTGGATGCCACCGCGCCCATCGCTGGCCATCCCCGGCGCCCCATGGCTACGGTGAAAATCAGAACCAACGTCCTGATTCTGTAAATCCCGCGTTCGTCCCCCTTCCGATGCCCGCTCAGTGAGGAGCACCCCATGGCACAACCGTTGCGCATCCTGATCGTCGGCGCCGGGATCGGAGGCCTGAGCACGGCCTCGGCCCTCGCCCGGATCGGCGCGAGAGTCGACGTCATCGACGACAAGCCCGAGATCAGCGTCGCCGGCGTCGGCTTCGGCCTGCGCATCAACGGGCTCCGCGCGGTGCGCGACATCGGTCTCCTCGAGGACGTGCTCGCGATCGGCCACCCCGCGCCCGGGATCGACAACTACGACGCCGACGGCAACCTCCTCAGCACCATGAGCTACGGCACACGGGACGAGGGGCTCCCCGGTTGCGTGACGATGTCGCGCATCGCGTTCCTGGAGCTCGCCGCGAAGCACGCTCTCGACAACGGCTGCACCTTCCGGATGAGCACGACCGTCGCCGACATCGCCCAGGATGCCGACACGGCCACCGTCACGTTCAGCACGGGCGACCGCGCCGACTACGACCTCGTGCTCGGCTTCGACGGCCTCCACTCGCAGATCCGTCGTGAGTACTTCGGCGAGAAGTACGCTCCCCGCCCCGTCGGCGGGGTGGCGTGGCGCGCGGGACTCCCGAACCGCCGCAGAATCATGCAGCCCATCATCTGCCAGGGCTACGGCGGCAAGATCATGCTCACGCCGCTGTCGGAAGACCTCATGTACATGGTGCTCACCGTGGCGGAGGAGGGGCGCCCGCGGTACGACGCGAGCAGGATGGCCGAGATCATGCACGATCGCGCGGCCGCGCTCACCCGTGGGTCGGAATTCCTGGCCGATGCGCTCGAAGACGTGCGCCACGCCGAGAACGTCGCCTACACGCCCTACTCCACCGTGTGGGTGCCGTACCCGTGGTTCCGCGGTCGCGTCATGATCCTGGGCGACGCGGCGCACACGATGACCCCGTACCTCGGGTCGGGGGCGGCGATGAGCATCGAGGACGGCGTCGTGCTCGCGCAGGAGCTCGCGAAGGACCAGTCTCTGCTCGACGCGCAGCTGAACTTCATGAAGCGCCGCCTTCCGCGCGTGCGCGCGGTGCACGAGCGATCGATCGAGTCGATGCTCGAGGAGTTCGACTC encodes:
- a CDS encoding FAD-dependent monooxygenase is translated as MAQPLRILIVGAGIGGLSTASALARIGARVDVIDDKPEISVAGVGFGLRINGLRAVRDIGLLEDVLAIGHPAPGIDNYDADGNLLSTMSYGTRDEGLPGCVTMSRIAFLELAAKHALDNGCTFRMSTTVADIAQDADTATVTFSTGDRADYDLVLGFDGLHSQIRREYFGEKYAPRPVGGVAWRAGLPNRRRIMQPIICQGYGGKIMLTPLSEDLMYMVLTVAEEGRPRYDASRMAEIMHDRAAALTRGSEFLADALEDVRHAENVAYTPYSTVWVPYPWFRGRVMILGDAAHTMTPYLGSGAAMSIEDGVVLAQELAKDQSLLDAQLNFMKRRLPRVRAVHERSIESMLEEFDSVTEETYRARIDHLRHDEPIANEYANRLLRMPY